The genomic segment ATTTTACATACACCACATTGTTTACATGATTTAAATCGTCTAAATCTTTTGATGTTACTTTTAATTTATATTCAAAAACAGACTTCATACTTCAATTTTTTGCAAACTTAGAAATTTTAATAAGCATATAATAATAATTGATGTTTCAATTTAGATAAAACAGTTTATAATTACGTTCTTTGCACTCTCTTATGAATAAATTAGCAAGCGACTTAGGCACCGAAAAAATTAGCAAATTATTGATTAAACAAGCAGTTCCTGCAACCATTGGAATTCTTGTAATGTCTTTAAATATGATTGTAGACACCATTTTTGTAGGACAATGGATTGGTGTTTTGGCAATTGCAGCAATTACTGTGGTTTTACCTATTGCATTTTTAATTTCTTCCATTGGAATGGGAATTGGAATTGGAGGAAGTTCTATCATATCTAGAGCTTTAGGTGCAAATAAACCTGAAAAAGCTTTTTTAACGTTTGGAAACCAGATTTGTTTAACTGTTATACTTGCCATTCTTTTTGTAACTCTTGGAAACATTTTTAGCGTTCCTATTTTGAATTTATTTGGCGCAAAAGGAGCTATTTTACCAATTGCATCCGAATATTTTGGTGTAATTATTTATGGAGTTCCTTTTTTAGCGTTTGCAATGATGGGAAATCCAGTAATTCGTGCCGAAGGAAAACCAAAATTTGCGATGTATGCAATGATGGTTCCAGCAGTTTTAAATGTGGTTTTAGACATATTATTTATAAAAGTTTTCGATTGGGGAATGTATGGAGCGGGTTTGGCTACTTCTTTATCTTATGCCAGTTGTGGCTTATATATTTTGTATTTCTTTTTATCGTCTAAAAGTGAATTAAAAATAATTCCGAAAAACTTTAAATTAGATTTTAAAATTGTACGAGAAATTGTTGAATTAGGTGGAGTTTCTGTCGTAAGACAAGGCGCAATTAGCATTTTAATGATTGTTTTAAACTACTCTCTTTTTATATATGGAGGCGAAATTTCTATAGCGGTTTTCGGGATTATAAACAGAGTAATGATGTTTGCATTATCGCCAGTTTTAGGAGTTTCTCAAGGATTTTTACCAGTTGCTGGTTTTAATATTGGGGCAGAAAAAAACGACAGAGTTAAAGAAACTATTAAAAAGTCTATTTATTTTGGTTCTATTATAGGAACAATTATTTTTATTGGAATTGTTATTTTTAAAGAACAAATTATCTGGATTTTTACCAACGATACAACATTGTTAGACAAAACTCCAAACGCAATGCTCATCGTATTTTTAGTCACACCCATTGTAACGATGCAATTAATTGGAGCTGCCTATTTTCAAGCCGCAGGAAAAGCAATGCCAGCATTATTTTTAACACTTTTAAAACAGGGAATTTTCTTGATTCCATTGGCTTATTTTTTACCTATGTATTATGGTGTAAATGGAGTTTGGTGGTCTTTTCCAATTGCAGATACGTTATCTACAATTATTACGATTATCGTTTTAAAAAGTGAAGTGGATAAAAATCTCCAATAGATTTTCTTCTTTTTGTTAATATCCTTTTAATAAAATAGTTTTCTTTTTGTGTTTTAAGTTAAATTTATGACTAATTTAGTAAATTAAACTAATTATTAATTTTGAAATGATTGTTTCAAACCTATGTCAAAAAACACATCTTTTAATAAAGTGAAAATTTTGAATAAAGTTACCACACTTTTTCATTCAAAAGGTTATTGTGCAACTTCTATGCAAGACATTGTTGAAGCGAGTACCCTAAACAGGTCTAGTATTTACAATACGTTTGGCAGTAAATTAGAATTGTTTATAGCGTGTTTTGATTCTTGCGAAACAAAATACAGAAGAGACATTCAAAAAATAATAATGGCGTCTACCAATCCGTTAAAATCAGTTCGACAAATTTTAGAACTCTCTATTAATAAAAGTATTAATGGTTATTTAATTCCGAATTATATTTCTGAAATTAAAAATAAAGAACCCAAAATTAGTAGATTGATTGATAACCAACAAGCATATTTTGTAGATTTATTTGAAGATATTGTAAAAAGAGGGCAAGGTTTGGGTTCTATAAACAACAGTAAATCCAGTAAACAGTATGCAAATTACTTATTAACTTCTTACCAAGGTTTGCAAATAATGAAAAGCTTCCCTGAAAATGATTATAAGCTACAAAATGTAATTTACGACATAATTTCTGTGATAGAATAAGTTGTTTAAAACTGAAACAATCGTTCTAAATATATATTAATTTTAAAATTTAAATAATTCGTTCTCCGTTTAAATTTGTCGTTAAAATATCGCTAAATAAATTAAAAAACGGACGTAAAGCTCTAAAACTTTTGTCTACTTCTTGCACAAAATTAGGAGACAACACTTCTTTATCTGTAAAATTTTTAGTGGCAATAAATCCTTTTTTACGTAACAAATCTACATCTGGATGTTCCTTATCAAAACCTCTTGGAGCTGTTTTTAATTCGCTAAAACTTTCGAATTTTCCACCAAAATGTTTTTTGTAATTCTTCTCTTCTAAAATGTCTTTTATTTCGGAAGCATCTAATTCAATTTCTTTACGAATTCGGAATAAATCTTCTTTACTCGGTTCCCAAAATCCGCCCGCTAAAAAAGACTCTCCTGGTCTAATCCTTAGAAAATAACCACCTCTTAATTCTTTTCCTAATCTCGAATAGGAATTTGCAAAATGTGCTTTGTAAGGAGTTTTGTCTTTAGAAAAACGAACATCTCTATAAATACGCATCATTTTAGATGTCTCTATTTCGTCGTGTTTTTGAAGATTTAGATGGATTTCTGCAAATACATCCTTAGTATTTTGTTGTGCTTTTAAATAGGTTTCTTTATGTTCTGCAAACCAATCTCTGTCGTTGTTCTTTTTTAAATTTTCTAAATATTGGAGCGTAGATTTTTCGATTTGCATTTTACAAAAATTTTAGATGTTAAATTTACGAATATTTATATAGAAAATAGATTGAAAAAAAAGTAAAAAAGACACAGATTTCACAGATTATGTAGATTTTAAAAAATCTAACAATTTTTTAGTTTGTTAATTTATAAAAAATAATTGGATGGTATTTTAAAATTCAAGAATTGTAAAGTTTTAATGCTGTAACTTTGTTAGGTTCATATCAATAATTAATGCACGAAAAAACAACAAAAATTCAGAATAGATATGATGGTTTTCTACAAACAAATGGTTTGTGGAATAATAAAGTTATTTATGGTTTAAATCAATTTTATATTGAAAATACATCTGTAAAAATAAATATTGAAATCAATGAAAAATTACGGCTTGGAAAATATATAGAACGTTTTGTTTCTTTCCAAATCGCTCAAGAAAAAAACATTGAAATTCTTGCAGAAAACATCCAAATTCAACAAGAAAAAAGAACTTTAGGTGAATTGGATTGTATTCTTCTAAAAGATGGTAAACCAATTCATTTAGAAGTTATTTATAAATTCTACTTATATGATGCTTCTATTGGAACTTCAGAAATTAACCATTTTATTGGTCCGAATAGAAAAGATTCTTTAATAGAAAAACTTACAAAACTCAAAGAAAAGCAATTGCCACTGCTCTACTCTAATGAATGTGCATCTTTTTTGAAAACGATCAACTTAAAACCTAATGAAATAGAACAGCAAGTTTATTTTAAAGCACAATTATTTGTTCCTTTTTCAGATAGAAATATCAACTTAAAACAACTAAACAATAATTGCATTGCTGGGTTTTATAGCAATACAAAAGAATTATATCAATTTAAAGACTGTAAATTTTACATTCCCCATAAAAAAGATTGGTTGCTAATTCCTCATACAAATATAAAATGGCTCAATTTTAAGGATTTTAAAAAAAATTCTACTGAGTATTTAGAAAGACAATTTGCTCCACTCTGTTGGCTTAAAAAAACAAATGGAGAAATGGAAAAGTTCTTTTTGGTTTGGTGGAGTTAAAATGACTGATGATTTTATGACTTAAGATCACTTAATAGGATAAAAACTGGTCTTATGTCTTATGTCTTATGTCTTATGTCTTATGTCTTATGTCTTATGTCAAAATTAAAAAAAAGGAATTTCACGAATGAAATTCCTTTGTTATAAAATCAATTAATTCTTAGAACTAATTATCTTTCTTTTTAGAATCTTTTGAAGCTTTGTTCCAAATTTTTATTTGATCTTCTTCTGTAACTCCTTCTAAAACCTCCACATTTACGCCATCTGAAGTTCCTAATTTAACAGTTACTTTTTTATAAGTATCATCAGCCTGTTTTACTTCTACATAAGGCTCTTCTGTTTTTTTATCGAACCTTAATAAAGCCTCTTTTATAGATAAAACACTGTCTTTTTTTTCTAGAACAATATCTGCATTGGCACTGTAACCAGCTCTAATAAAAAATTTATCGTCTAAAGAAACATCTGCTTTAATTTTAAATTGTACAGCACCACCTTCTTCTGTTCCTTTAGGTGCAATAAAATTTAATTTTGCTGGAAATTTCTTTCCTTCAATCGCGCCAATTGAAACTTCAATATCAGATCCTTTTACCAATTTACCAACTTCAGATTCGTCTACTTTTCCTTCGAAAATCATTTTACTCATGTCTGCAATCGATGCAATTGTTGTACCTGCATTAAAGTTGTTCGATTGAATTACTTGATCTCCTTCTTTTACAGGAATTTCTAAAATTGTACCAGACATTTGTGCTACAATGTTTGTGTTTGCAGAACCTCCAGATCCTGCAGAGCCTCTTT from the Polaribacter cellanae genome contains:
- a CDS encoding DUF1853 family protein, which produces MHEKTTKIQNRYDGFLQTNGLWNNKVIYGLNQFYIENTSVKINIEINEKLRLGKYIERFVSFQIAQEKNIEILAENIQIQQEKRTLGELDCILLKDGKPIHLEVIYKFYLYDASIGTSEINHFIGPNRKDSLIEKLTKLKEKQLPLLYSNECASFLKTINLKPNEIEQQVYFKAQLFVPFSDRNINLKQLNNNCIAGFYSNTKELYQFKDCKFYIPHKKDWLLIPHTNIKWLNFKDFKKNSTEYLERQFAPLCWLKKTNGEMEKFFLVWWS
- a CDS encoding efflux RND transporter periplasmic adaptor subunit, whose translation is MSKRSKIILGIIAILFIAALIWFGKKNQKSIVEYETETPFRTTIVKKTVATGKVTPLEEIEIKPQITGIIDKIMLLEGSKVKKGDLIATVRVVPNEQSLISARGRVDNAKLRLNNAQISYKRTKNLFDKGVIARSEFEGVELTYNQAKQDLKNAQNDYQIIKRGSAGSGGSANTNIVAQMSGTILEIPVKEGDQVIQSNNFNAGTTIASIADMSKMIFEGKVDESEVGKLVKGSDIEVSIGAIEGKKFPAKLNFIAPKGTEEGGAVQFKIKADVSLDDKFFIRAGYSANADIVLEKKDSVLSIKEALLRFDKKTEEPYVEVKQADDTYKKVTVKLGTSDGVNVEVLEGVTEEDQIKIWNKASKDSKKKDN
- a CDS encoding TetR/AcrR family transcriptional regulator encodes the protein MSKNTSFNKVKILNKVTTLFHSKGYCATSMQDIVEASTLNRSSIYNTFGSKLELFIACFDSCETKYRRDIQKIIMASTNPLKSVRQILELSINKSINGYLIPNYISEIKNKEPKISRLIDNQQAYFVDLFEDIVKRGQGLGSINNSKSSKQYANYLLTSYQGLQIMKSFPENDYKLQNVIYDIISVIE
- a CDS encoding MATE family efflux transporter, with translation MNKLASDLGTEKISKLLIKQAVPATIGILVMSLNMIVDTIFVGQWIGVLAIAAITVVLPIAFLISSIGMGIGIGGSSIISRALGANKPEKAFLTFGNQICLTVILAILFVTLGNIFSVPILNLFGAKGAILPIASEYFGVIIYGVPFLAFAMMGNPVIRAEGKPKFAMYAMMVPAVLNVVLDILFIKVFDWGMYGAGLATSLSYASCGLYILYFFLSSKSELKIIPKNFKLDFKIVREIVELGGVSVVRQGAISILMIVLNYSLFIYGGEISIAVFGIINRVMMFALSPVLGVSQGFLPVAGFNIGAEKNDRVKETIKKSIYFGSIIGTIIFIGIVIFKEQIIWIFTNDTTLLDKTPNAMLIVFLVTPIVTMQLIGAAYFQAAGKAMPALFLTLLKQGIFLIPLAYFLPMYYGVNGVWWSFPIADTLSTIITIIVLKSEVDKNLQ
- a CDS encoding DUF2461 domain-containing protein; this encodes MQIEKSTLQYLENLKKNNDRDWFAEHKETYLKAQQNTKDVFAEIHLNLQKHDEIETSKMMRIYRDVRFSKDKTPYKAHFANSYSRLGKELRGGYFLRIRPGESFLAGGFWEPSKEDLFRIRKEIELDASEIKDILEEKNYKKHFGGKFESFSELKTAPRGFDKEHPDVDLLRKKGFIATKNFTDKEVLSPNFVQEVDKSFRALRPFFNLFSDILTTNLNGERII